A window of the Oscillospiraceae bacterium genome harbors these coding sequences:
- a CDS encoding VWA domain-containing protein — translation MTLSKLFQKKGRFSKALAVVLALALASGAGVLSVSADTSSGKDSGTSASSQQSSTSSGTEEPSTTVQEANSADSSSSTASSQTEKAAASSSQSSSSSQVVKKKIMSVPTVAAPSNNGLTNSNGEAELGVPAHQKYIKKNSDGTYTLSLNVTGDSQSSESQTAGEADVVLVIDTSGSMNEGGGNGSTRLSTAQAAAKSLATKLLDSKTNSNGNIQVAVVDFATRAATPQALTTNYSAVAATINALHAGGGTNWEAGLKAANNIQARRGAEKYIIFLSDGDPTYRNTSVVTSTETDFLGNTYNKKDGDDEDFMFQTWGVHGSGNDDPYSANYKCAVDEANKRGEGVALFSVSAAAGVTRMTDFATATKGAYYDGTDAKKLNAAFNNIYKTITKTATYKGVSITDTLSQYAQFASNNFTYTTTDATGTATTWSTAPQASVSGNTLTWDLGENMVLEKGTTYTVSFNIKPTDAASDYLTNNNGVYPNKGDTGTDAPGNNTSSGKDGFFSNATAKVAFTVVRTEGNTTSSTNGTANYAKPVLQVTDGAIRICKTFTGSTLSADQQKGVTFTVKNSSGATVKTVTYDSFTNGSYLVRNLKEGSYTVTESNNQIDGYKLTASSTSVAVKVTAGQTYFARFTNQYSQPTLTVKKVISGKMSETNKEFTFTLTLSKDGKAYTDALKGGNTMLAANSNGTYTFKLKGGNSISLVLPYNYSYTVTEDKNDNKDYTTTIVASDSNHVDIEVPSVNGQIASDQTLTYTNEKEAVVPTGVSSNTAPYAVICGIALAAGAAYVVSRKKRV, via the coding sequence ATGACTTTGAGCAAGCTGTTTCAGAAAAAAGGCCGCTTCAGCAAGGCTCTGGCCGTGGTGCTTGCGCTTGCCTTAGCAAGCGGCGCGGGCGTGCTTTCTGTAAGCGCCGACACTTCCTCTGGCAAGGACAGCGGCACATCTGCGTCCTCACAGCAGAGCAGTACGTCTTCCGGCACAGAAGAGCCGAGTACCACTGTACAGGAGGCAAATAGCGCGGATAGTTCTTCTTCCACTGCCTCTTCGCAGACAGAAAAAGCCGCGGCTTCTTCTTCACAGTCTTCCAGCAGTTCTCAAGTGGTAAAAAAGAAGATTATGTCTGTGCCGACTGTTGCCGCTCCCAGCAACAACGGCCTAACGAATTCCAACGGTGAGGCTGAGCTGGGTGTTCCGGCACATCAGAAGTACATTAAGAAAAACAGCGATGGCACCTATACGCTGTCTTTAAACGTGACCGGTGACTCGCAGTCCAGCGAAAGTCAGACAGCAGGGGAAGCCGATGTCGTGCTTGTCATTGATACTTCCGGCAGTATGAATGAAGGCGGTGGAAACGGTTCCACGCGCTTATCTACCGCTCAGGCTGCTGCTAAAAGTCTTGCCACAAAATTGCTCGACAGCAAAACCAACAGCAACGGAAATATCCAGGTGGCTGTTGTGGACTTTGCTACCCGGGCCGCAACACCACAGGCCCTTACAACCAACTATAGCGCTGTTGCCGCCACCATTAATGCCTTACATGCTGGTGGCGGCACTAACTGGGAAGCTGGCCTGAAAGCTGCAAACAACATTCAGGCGCGCAGGGGCGCAGAAAAGTATATTATCTTCCTTTCTGATGGTGACCCAACTTACCGTAACACCTCTGTGGTGACAAGTACAGAGACAGATTTTTTGGGAAACACCTATAATAAGAAGGACGGAGATGATGAAGATTTTATGTTCCAGACTTGGGGTGTTCACGGCAGTGGTAATGATGACCCATATAGCGCCAACTACAAGTGCGCAGTCGATGAAGCCAATAAGCGTGGAGAAGGTGTCGCTTTATTCTCTGTCAGTGCAGCGGCCGGTGTCACAAGAATGACGGACTTTGCCACGGCTACAAAAGGCGCCTATTATGATGGCACTGACGCAAAAAAATTGAATGCTGCTTTTAATAATATTTATAAGACAATCACCAAGACCGCAACCTATAAAGGTGTAAGCATTACCGATACGCTGTCACAGTATGCACAGTTTGCGTCAAACAACTTTACTTACACAACGACAGACGCAACTGGTACAGCAACAACATGGTCCACTGCACCGCAGGCAAGTGTAAGCGGCAACACGCTTACATGGGACCTCGGCGAGAATATGGTTCTGGAAAAGGGCACTACCTACACGGTTAGTTTTAATATTAAACCGACCGATGCCGCTAGCGACTATCTTACGAATAATAACGGTGTCTATCCAAATAAAGGCGATACCGGTACAGATGCCCCAGGCAATAATACAAGTTCCGGCAAAGACGGTTTCTTCTCCAACGCTACTGCAAAAGTTGCGTTCACGGTCGTAAGGACAGAAGGCAATACTACAAGTTCGACCAATGGCACAGCAAATTATGCAAAACCTGTTTTGCAGGTAACTGATGGGGCCATAAGAATCTGCAAAACTTTTACAGGTTCTACTCTGTCAGCAGATCAGCAAAAAGGAGTTACCTTTACGGTAAAGAATTCTTCAGGTGCAACTGTAAAGACAGTTACTTATGATTCTTTCACTAATGGTTCTTATTTAGTACGGAATCTGAAAGAAGGTTCTTATACGGTAACCGAATCAAATAACCAAATTGATGGCTATAAGCTAACTGCTTCTTCCACATCAGTAGCAGTAAAGGTTACTGCCGGTCAAACTTACTTTGCTCGTTTCACGAATCAGTATTCTCAGCCTACTTTAACTGTTAAAAAAGTTATTTCCGGTAAGATGAGTGAAACCAATAAAGAGTTTACCTTTACCCTGACGCTTTCTAAAGATGGAAAAGCCTATACTGATGCTTTAAAGGGCGGCAATACAATGCTTGCAGCCAATAGCAACGGCACTTATACCTTTAAACTCAAAGGTGGTAACTCTATTTCTCTTGTCCTTCCTTACAATTATTCTTATACCGTAACCGAGGACAAGAACGATAATAAAGACTACACAACAACGATTGTAGCTTCTGATTCCAATCATGTTGATATTGAGGTCCCCTCTGTGAATGGCCAAATCGCTTCGGACCAGACCTTGACCTACACAAATGAAAAAGAAGCGGTTGTCCCGACTGGGGTCAGCAGCAATACCGCACCGTATGCGGTGATCTGTGGGATCGCTCTTGCCGCAGGTGCAGCATACGTTGTTTCCCGCAAAAAGAGAGTCTAA
- the deoD gene encoding purine-nucleoside phosphorylase produces the protein MTKTSISASISVQDADIAKVVLMPGDPLRAKYVAEHYLENPVCFNTVRNMLGYTGTYRGKKISVMGSGMGVPSLGIYATELYNQFDVDAIIRIGSAGGLADNVKVRDVVIAMAASTNSSYGSAYGIPGQLAASADYGMLAHAVEAAKQLKVHAVVGNVYTSDFFYYPQPDLNQKLRDFGHLAVEMETAGLYWIAAACHKKALSILTISDHIFTGEALSAEDRQNSFHEMMKVALETAWKSTPEM, from the coding sequence ATGACAAAGACCTCCATTTCAGCCAGCATTTCCGTACAGGACGCAGATATTGCAAAAGTCGTGCTGATGCCGGGCGATCCGCTGCGCGCAAAGTATGTGGCCGAGCATTACCTGGAAAATCCAGTTTGTTTCAACACGGTGCGCAATATGCTGGGTTACACCGGCACGTACCGCGGCAAAAAGATTTCCGTCATGGGCAGCGGCATGGGTGTGCCGTCGCTGGGCATTTACGCAACAGAGCTTTATAATCAGTTCGATGTAGATGCGATTATCCGCATTGGCTCTGCTGGCGGTCTGGCCGACAACGTAAAGGTGCGCGATGTCGTCATTGCTATGGCGGCTTCTACCAATTCTTCATACGGCAGCGCATACGGCATTCCTGGGCAGCTGGCAGCGTCTGCAGACTACGGAATGCTTGCGCATGCCGTAGAGGCCGCAAAGCAGCTCAAGGTACATGCAGTTGTCGGCAATGTGTATACTTCTGATTTCTTCTACTATCCGCAGCCCGACCTGAACCAAAAGCTGCGCGACTTTGGTCATCTTGCAGTAGAAATGGAAACTGCCGGCCTTTATTGGATCGCCGCCGCCTGCCACAAAAAAGCGCTCAGCATTCTTACAATTTCCGACCATATCTTTACGGGTGAGGCCCTTTCTGCAGAAGACCGACAGAACTCTTTCCATGAAATGATGAAGGTGGCGCTTGAGACTGCATGGAAGTCAACACCAGAAATGTAA
- a CDS encoding class II aldolase/adducin family protein, whose translation MNKNQKLVQRHFQTELLQAGRKMLHSGLTVETWGNLSLRDPAAGLIYVTPSAMPYDTLTEDDVVVMDESGAVVSGSRKPTVESEMHLAVYRSRPEINAVIHTHPVYSMVFAVLRRPIPPIIDEAAQALGGAVPVTEYALPGTHQLAKNVQKALGKDGMACLLANHGAVCLGTEMEQAFRTCTVLEMTARVYQMALQIGRPCPISAADVAYMRDFLLHHYGQNK comes from the coding sequence ATGAATAAAAATCAAAAGCTTGTACAGCGTCATTTTCAGACAGAACTGCTGCAGGCGGGCAGAAAGATGCTGCACAGCGGCCTAACCGTTGAGACTTGGGGTAACCTGAGTCTGCGCGACCCCGCGGCTGGTCTGATTTATGTTACCCCCTCGGCTATGCCGTATGATACATTGACGGAAGATGACGTTGTCGTGATGGATGAGAGTGGCGCTGTTGTTTCCGGCAGCCGCAAACCGACTGTTGAGTCGGAAATGCACCTAGCTGTCTACCGCAGCCGACCTGAAATAAACGCTGTGATTCATACGCACCCGGTGTATTCTATGGTGTTTGCCGTACTGCGCCGGCCGATTCCACCGATCATTGACGAGGCGGCACAGGCGCTTGGCGGTGCTGTGCCGGTTACTGAGTATGCGCTGCCCGGCACGCATCAGTTAGCAAAAAATGTGCAGAAAGCCCTTGGAAAAGACGGTATGGCGTGCCTGCTTGCAAATCACGGCGCTGTGTGCCTGGGCACCGAGATGGAGCAGGCGTTTCGTACCTGCACTGTGCTGGAAATGACTGCCCGCGTCTACCAGATGGCCCTGCAGATCGGCCGGCCCTGTCCAATCTCTGCGGCAGATGTTGCCTATATGCGTGATTTTCTGCTGCATCACTATGGCCAAAACAAGTAA
- a CDS encoding spore germination protein, with the protein MKKEKISYSQLFYTVICYIQSFSLLMSFSFSLSGKDTWFAYLLGSAFAFIFLLINLAVMRYFPGKNLIQINEQLYGKKVGKIISILYLSYFFILSSLNLRDMNNFVGLDILPETPTLVILISFILVCGWAVTKGIKVIVRYSTAFAWITFISFALTSILVSGRMNWHNFLPMFTTSPQKLLQSANIVSVVPLGMIVFQMIAPVMDQPDKLSKCFKISFWVGSVFLVMVSLRDTAVLGVMAQFLATPSYATLRLAGFSEAFQGLDIVYAVLLIMLEFFKVSILYYALTAGITQLLQKKSWAKPLIVILGVLIIIFSRILFQSVSAQVAAVQNVERWVWLLFELVLPLISLLRIQLVLKKRESCA; encoded by the coding sequence ATGAAAAAAGAAAAAATCAGTTATTCACAACTCTTCTATACGGTTATCTGCTATATTCAGTCTTTCTCGCTGCTCATGTCCTTTTCCTTTAGCCTGTCGGGAAAAGATACCTGGTTTGCCTATTTGCTTGGCAGTGCATTTGCGTTTATCTTTTTGTTGATTAACCTTGCAGTGATGCGGTATTTCCCTGGAAAAAATCTGATTCAAATCAATGAGCAACTGTACGGTAAAAAAGTGGGGAAAATTATTTCCATTCTTTATTTGTCTTACTTCTTTATTCTTTCTTCCTTAAACCTAAGGGATATGAATAACTTTGTTGGTTTGGATATTCTCCCGGAAACGCCGACACTCGTTATCTTAATCTCTTTTATATTGGTTTGTGGCTGGGCAGTGACCAAAGGAATAAAAGTTATCGTCAGGTACAGTACAGCGTTTGCCTGGATCACTTTTATTTCTTTCGCGTTAACTTCTATTTTGGTCAGTGGCAGAATGAACTGGCACAACTTTCTTCCCATGTTTACAACTTCTCCACAAAAGCTTTTGCAGAGTGCAAATATTGTTTCGGTTGTGCCTTTGGGAATGATTGTGTTTCAGATGATTGCGCCGGTTATGGACCAACCTGACAAACTCTCTAAATGCTTTAAAATAAGCTTTTGGGTTGGCAGCGTTTTTTTGGTGATGGTGTCTCTCCGAGATACCGCTGTACTGGGTGTTATGGCGCAGTTCTTGGCAACACCTTCTTATGCAACTCTACGCCTGGCCGGCTTTTCAGAGGCTTTTCAGGGGCTGGATATTGTCTATGCAGTTTTATTGATAATGCTCGAGTTCTTTAAAGTTTCGATTCTGTATTATGCTCTTACAGCAGGTATCACGCAGCTGCTTCAAAAGAAGTCTTGGGCAAAGCCGCTGATTGTCATTTTAGGGGTGCTAATTATCATTTTTTCCCGTATCCTTTTTCAGTCGGTCTCGGCACAGGTTGCGGCGGTACAAAATGTAGAGCGCTGGGTTTGGCTGCTGTTTGAGTTAGTACTTCCGCTTATTTCGCTTTTGCGGATTCAACTGGTACTGAAAAAACGGGAAAGCTGTGCATAA
- a CDS encoding Ger(x)C family spore germination protein, whose product MKHKRLLSVVAAVMIICFLVTGSVGNTSSTELTEMVPVIAVGLDSAKKGQTALTMQAGYQGDSQTSKDQGGSEDKFLVYKKTGDSVFDMLRDTTHESSHRLFMGHNQCLIFGKEEAKRGVKNQIDFFTRNPSTRMDVWILVSDSTAENILSAKTEGASVPALDISQLLKMQKINAESVNVDLLEFSSKLASETTSPVASIIKVNKESGKPRFVISGTAVFKKDKLAGELDEDKTRGFLWTMNQIQNGVVQVNVGKEKAGLEILKSKSQIVPEVHSDGTVSVSISVSTNLGVREMTEFHGFSDKEILQTLQSAAEKIVKKKMLDCFHETQRCGADIYGIGKLVYEKYPGKWEPLKGKWEQVYKKLQPQITVQVQIKDMGKITHIATD is encoded by the coding sequence ATGAAACACAAGCGTCTGCTTTCGGTAGTTGCAGCGGTTATGATTATTTGCTTTTTGGTGACGGGCAGTGTGGGCAATACCAGCAGCACAGAACTGACCGAAATGGTTCCGGTCATTGCAGTGGGATTAGACAGCGCAAAAAAGGGGCAGACAGCTCTGACAATGCAGGCCGGATATCAAGGAGATTCTCAGACAAGCAAGGATCAGGGCGGGTCAGAAGATAAATTTCTAGTTTACAAAAAAACAGGCGACAGCGTGTTTGACATGCTCAGGGATACGACCCATGAGAGTAGCCACCGGCTGTTTATGGGGCACAACCAGTGTCTCATATTCGGAAAGGAAGAGGCAAAGCGGGGCGTCAAAAATCAAATCGATTTTTTCACACGAAATCCTTCCACAAGAATGGACGTATGGATTTTAGTATCTGATTCCACTGCAGAAAATATTTTGAGTGCGAAAACAGAGGGCGCTTCTGTGCCGGCACTGGATATTTCTCAGCTTTTAAAAATGCAGAAAATCAATGCAGAGTCCGTAAATGTGGATTTGCTGGAGTTTTCATCGAAGCTGGCCAGTGAAACAACCAGCCCTGTTGCCAGTATTATCAAGGTGAACAAAGAGTCGGGAAAACCGCGGTTTGTCATTTCTGGGACTGCAGTCTTTAAAAAAGACAAGCTGGCGGGCGAATTGGACGAAGATAAAACACGTGGCTTTTTGTGGACGATGAACCAAATACAGAACGGTGTTGTGCAAGTGAATGTTGGAAAAGAAAAAGCGGGCTTAGAAATTCTGAAAAGCAAAAGCCAGATTGTGCCGGAGGTGCATTCTGATGGAACGGTTTCTGTTTCTATTTCTGTTTCCACAAACCTTGGTGTTCGCGAAATGACAGAGTTTCACGGGTTTTCCGATAAAGAAATTCTTCAAACACTTCAGAGCGCTGCAGAAAAAATTGTAAAGAAAAAAATGCTTGACTGTTTTCATGAAACGCAGCGCTGCGGAGCCGATATTTATGGTATTGGAAAACTGGTGTATGAAAAGTACCCGGGCAAATGGGAGCCCTTGAAAGGAAAATGGGAGCAGGTTTACAAAAAGCTTCAGCCACAGATTACGGTTCAGGTTCAGATAAAAGATATGGGCAAAATTACGCATATAGCGACTGATTGA
- a CDS encoding spore germination protein yields MKKLQELFDKWKSGKSAKNADPYAEKAFSEKEEAQKIKKELNRSLKINVDTFRKILGESTDIKIREFMFGSDSPVKAALIFIDGMVNNEIITESIMKPLMLSTMPLKSGSANLVDEVQQRIICSGDVVVSANEKELIDSCLGGDTVLLIDGFQQGLIISSKGWEKRSVTEPQTAAVVRGPREGFTENYRTNTSLLRRKIRNPALRMDTLKIGRKTRTTVSIAYLEGVADPALIKEIKRRLSALEVDSILESGYIEQYIEDAPYSIFPTIGKSEKPDVVAAKILEGRAAILVDGTPFVLTAPMLFVENFQTAEDYYTRTFYATSVRILRFLSFFIAVFSPGIYVAISTFHQELIPIKLLFTIAAARSGTPFPVVIEGLLLLLAFEILREAGLRLPQPIGQAVSIVGALVMGDAAVSAGLVGTPMVVTVAISAMAEFVTPENQDVITLLRFAFLLAGSFLGGFGIMLGTLALLIHIASLESFGVPYFSGIAPVNKQNMEDIFVRAHLWSMTKRPTEIAHSDVVRQKGKIPPDETDLNE; encoded by the coding sequence ATGAAAAAATTACAAGAACTTTTTGATAAATGGAAATCAGGAAAGTCTGCAAAAAATGCAGACCCATATGCAGAAAAAGCCTTCAGTGAAAAGGAAGAGGCGCAAAAAATAAAGAAAGAGCTCAATCGCTCCTTGAAAATCAACGTCGATACATTTCGTAAGATTTTAGGGGAAAGCACCGATATTAAAATACGGGAATTTATGTTTGGTAGTGATTCTCCCGTCAAAGCGGCGTTGATTTTCATAGACGGCATGGTAAACAACGAAATTATTACAGAAAGCATTATGAAGCCGCTGATGTTAAGCACGATGCCGCTCAAGAGCGGTTCTGCTAATCTGGTAGACGAAGTGCAGCAGAGAATTATCTGTTCCGGTGACGTTGTGGTGAGTGCAAATGAAAAAGAGCTGATCGACAGTTGCCTTGGTGGCGACACGGTTCTGCTGATCGATGGGTTTCAACAGGGCCTTATCATCAGCAGCAAAGGGTGGGAAAAAAGAAGTGTAACGGAACCGCAGACTGCCGCGGTTGTACGAGGCCCCCGAGAGGGCTTTACCGAAAACTACCGCACGAATACATCTCTTTTGCGCAGGAAAATCCGCAACCCGGCTCTTCGGATGGATACCCTGAAAATCGGGCGCAAAACCAGGACAACCGTCAGTATTGCGTACCTTGAGGGGGTAGCTGACCCCGCCTTGATAAAAGAAATCAAGCGGCGGTTGAGTGCATTGGAAGTAGACTCTATTTTAGAGTCCGGCTATATTGAGCAGTATATTGAAGATGCGCCATACAGTATTTTCCCGACAATTGGCAAAAGTGAGAAGCCAGATGTTGTAGCGGCAAAAATATTAGAGGGGCGTGCTGCAATCCTTGTAGACGGCACTCCTTTTGTTTTGACAGCACCAATGCTGTTTGTAGAGAATTTCCAGACGGCAGAGGATTATTATACTAGAACTTTTTATGCAACTTCAGTGCGCATTTTGCGCTTTCTTTCTTTTTTTATAGCTGTTTTCTCACCGGGAATTTATGTTGCAATATCGACTTTTCACCAGGAATTGATTCCAATCAAGCTTCTCTTTACGATTGCGGCAGCAAGAAGTGGAACGCCGTTTCCGGTCGTCATTGAGGGCCTTTTACTGCTTCTCGCTTTTGAAATTCTGCGGGAGGCAGGCCTGCGCCTGCCGCAGCCGATTGGGCAGGCTGTCAGCATTGTCGGTGCTTTGGTTATGGGCGATGCGGCTGTTTCAGCCGGCCTTGTTGGTACACCCATGGTCGTTACGGTTGCCATTTCTGCTATGGCAGAATTCGTTACACCGGAAAATCAAGATGTTATCACTCTATTGCGTTTTGCATTTTTACTGGCGGGTTCTTTTTTGGGTGGATTTGGCATTATGCTGGGGACCTTGGCTCTGCTGATTCACATTGCTTCTTTAGAGTCTTTTGGTGTACCTTATTTTTCTGGGATTGCGCCTGTAAACAAACAGAATATGGAGGATATCTTTGTTCGTGCACATCTTTGGTCTATGACAAAACGCCCCACAGAAATTGCGCACAGCGATGTTGTGCGTCAAAAGGGGAAGATTCCGCCGGACGAGACCGACCTAAATGAATAA
- a CDS encoding C40 family peptidase, whose amino-acid sequence MNMVFTSPLTDLYGSPEAGERTDQALCGMTASVLRRQGEWCFIETGYGYRGWVQRTDLRAVAEPVAWNLAPKRIVVRAAADLLSQPRVQGTCVATMLRGCIVGALQNAGENGWQRVCLPGGESGWMPACFLKKLPAAETVPEDELRQSLIKAALSYSDVQYRWGGKSPLGIDCSGLMQMAYLLNGILIWRDAKIQEGYAVHRIGRSAVQPADLLYFPGHVAMYIGSGKYVHSTGRKGDSGVTLNSLDPKSDRYRKDLDESLLTAGTVFPLSGSACFHLQ is encoded by the coding sequence ATGAATATGGTTTTTACCAGTCCTCTGACAGACCTTTACGGCAGCCCGGAAGCTGGCGAACGTACGGACCAGGCTCTGTGCGGTATGACGGCCTCTGTTTTGCGCCGGCAGGGAGAGTGGTGCTTTATAGAAACCGGCTATGGGTACCGCGGCTGGGTACAAAGAACTGATTTACGTGCGGTTGCAGAACCTGTCGCGTGGAATCTGGCACCGAAAAGAATCGTTGTGCGTGCCGCTGCCGATCTGCTGTCACAGCCGCGCGTACAAGGCACTTGCGTGGCGACAATGCTGCGTGGATGTATCGTCGGAGCCTTGCAGAACGCCGGAGAGAACGGTTGGCAGCGGGTTTGTCTGCCGGGGGGCGAAAGCGGCTGGATGCCGGCCTGCTTTTTGAAAAAGCTTCCCGCAGCGGAAACTGTACCGGAAGATGAGCTGCGCCAAAGCCTTATCAAGGCAGCGCTTTCCTACAGCGATGTGCAGTACCGCTGGGGCGGGAAAAGCCCACTCGGTATCGACTGCTCTGGGCTTATGCAGATGGCCTATCTGTTGAATGGTATCCTTATTTGGCGAGACGCCAAAATACAGGAAGGCTATGCAGTGCACAGAATTGGCCGTTCGGCAGTGCAGCCGGCAGATTTGCTCTATTTCCCCGGGCATGTAGCCATGTACATTGGCAGTGGAAAGTATGTGCACTCCACCGGGCGTAAAGGGGACAGCGGCGTTACTCTTAACAGCTTAGACCCGAAAAGCGACCGTTACCGAAAAGATCTGGATGAAAGTCTGTTGACCGCCGGCACGGTGTTTCCACTGTCCGGCAGCGCTTGCTTCCATTTGCAGTGA
- a CDS encoding DUF308 domain-containing protein produces MMQFGPDFDFAKEVSEKWNKKRKSLRILSIVLAALMVLLGILFIAFPQQSLVVIERIASVVILILGVYLLVDYFQTEVFLRRPGVLIDSILNILMGLLLLFSPATITIAAFAFLFGIQMLIYGISQLVMAQQIGCFAVSGYGWMIASGIFNILAAFAFLVAPLVSAIVMNYILAVYLIVGGITLLIEAISVKNRDF; encoded by the coding sequence ATGATGCAGTTTGGGCCGGACTTTGATTTTGCAAAAGAAGTCTCTGAAAAATGGAACAAAAAACGAAAATCTCTTCGTATTCTGAGCATTGTGCTGGCCGCGCTGATGGTTTTACTCGGCATTTTGTTTATCGCTTTTCCGCAGCAGTCTCTGGTGGTAATTGAGCGCATTGCCTCAGTGGTAATTCTTATATTGGGTGTTTATCTGCTGGTGGATTATTTTCAGACAGAAGTTTTTTTACGCCGCCCCGGCGTTTTAATTGACAGTATTCTCAATATCTTAATGGGACTGCTGCTTCTGTTTTCCCCAGCTACTATTACCATTGCAGCTTTTGCATTCTTATTCGGTATTCAAATGCTCATCTACGGAATCAGTCAGCTGGTTATGGCACAGCAAATCGGCTGCTTTGCTGTTTCCGGCTATGGCTGGATGATTGCCAGCGGCATTTTTAATATTTTAGCTGCCTTTGCATTCTTGGTTGCACCGCTGGTTTCAGCGATTGTAATGAATTACATTCTGGCGGTTTACCTGATTGTCGGTGGCATTACTCTGCTGATTGAAGCCATTTCTGTGAAAAACAGAGATTTCTAA
- a CDS encoding ABC transporter permease, with protein MKKPELQQTAGESYGRLLWRRFCRHKVALVSLAVIAVVVLLAVFAPLVAPYDPQKIAGPFSSAPNVHFLLGTDQIGRDVLSRLLYGTRVSLLVGVLATAISTAIGVLLGLLAGYFGGALDMVIMRFTDMVMSFPYILLVLVAAAIFRPGMWNIIWILGFVDWPGVARLVRGSTLSLRETNFVKSSIVAGMPRRHILFSEILPNTIAPILVYATSVLALSILDEASLSFLGMGVQPPTASLGNLLNGAQSLTILTTKPWLWVPPGVVIIILVTAINFIGDALRDAVDPTAAAAVRFPSAKKRMKKAA; from the coding sequence ATGAAAAAACCTGAGTTACAGCAAACTGCCGGCGAAAGTTACGGACGCCTGTTATGGCGTCGCTTCTGCCGGCATAAAGTGGCACTGGTCAGTTTGGCGGTTATCGCTGTGGTTGTGCTGCTGGCAGTTTTTGCGCCGCTGGTTGCGCCGTATGACCCGCAGAAAATAGCCGGTCCGTTTTCCTCTGCTCCCAATGTGCACTTTCTTTTGGGAACCGATCAGATTGGCCGAGACGTTTTGAGTCGACTGCTGTACGGCACGCGTGTTTCCCTGTTGGTTGGCGTGTTGGCAACGGCCATTTCCACTGCAATCGGTGTGCTGCTTGGCCTGCTTGCCGGCTATTTTGGCGGTGCGCTCGATATGGTCATCATGCGCTTTACCGATATGGTGATGTCATTTCCGTATATTTTGCTGGTTCTGGTTGCGGCAGCAATTTTCAGACCCGGCATGTGGAATATCATCTGGATTTTAGGTTTTGTAGATTGGCCCGGTGTGGCGCGCCTGGTGCGCGGCAGCACACTTTCTCTGCGCGAGACAAACTTCGTAAAAAGCAGCATTGTCGCGGGTATGCCGCGGCGGCATATTTTGTTTTCAGAGATTCTGCCAAATACCATTGCCCCAATACTGGTGTATGCCACTTCGGTTTTGGCGCTTTCCATATTGGATGAAGCCTCACTCAGCTTTTTGGGCATGGGGGTTCAGCCGCCGACCGCAAGCCTTGGCAATCTGCTCAACGGTGCACAGTCGCTCACTATCTTGACGACAAAGCCATGGCTTTGGGTGCCGCCGGGCGTGGTCATTATCATTCTGGTAACGGCTATCAATTTTATCGGCGATGCTCTGCGTGATGCGGTCGACCCAACTGCCGCTGCAGCGGTGCGCTTTCCATCAGCCAAAAAGCGTATGAAAAAAGCTGCCTGA